The Paenibacillus sp. 481 DNA window TCCGAATGTCCTGCCCGTCAAGGTAGACGGTGCAACGAAGGAAGAGTATGTATGGGGCTTCCGTGTTGGGTTCATCACCTACGCTGCTGATTCTGCTGAGCTGCTCGCTGCGTTGGAGCAGAAGACGCTTGGCATTATTCGTGCGACCATTTCGAGCGGACCTCATCCGTCGCAAACGTTTGTGCTGCACGCGTTGCAAGCGCCAGAGTTTGAGGCGCAGAAGGAAGAGAAGTTCCAAATTATGAAGCGCCGTGCTAACAAAGTAAAGGCGCTGCTCGACAGTGGCAAGTACGGCAACGATGTGTGGACGTACTATCCGTTTAATTCAGGCTACTTTATGTGCTTGAAGCTCAATACGGTGCATGCGGAAACATTGCGTACGCATTTGCTTGATCAGTACGGTGTCGGCACAATTGCCCTTGGCGAGACTGACTTGCGAGTGGCCTTCTCTTGTACGGAAGAACAACATTTAGAGCAATTATTTGATACGATATATCAAGGCATTTTGGAGTTGACATCTTAACATGAAACAACCGCGTATCGGTATTATAGGACTTGGCGATATTGCCCTTAAAGCATATTTGCCTGTCTTGTCACGGGCAGAGCAATGGTCGCTTGTGGGTGCATTCACACCGAATGAGCAGAAGCGCCATGATGTATGTGCCCAATATCGCATGCGTGCATACGATAATATCAAGACATTAGCCGACGACTGTGATGCCCTGTTTGTACACAGTTCCACGGCAACGCATTATGAGATCATAAAGAAGCTGATCTATATGGGCAAAGACGTCTATGTGGATAAGCCGTTGGCTGAAACGCTAGAGCAAGCCGAACATTTGGTAGAGCTTAGCGAGCATTTGGGCCGCAAGATTATGGTAGGCTTCAATCGCCGCTTCGCTCCTTGCTATCAACGACTTGCTGAGGCTGTGCCTACAGCGTCTTGGATGCGCATTGAGAAGCATCGCGCTGATAATGTGTATGCGGTGCCTCATTTGGAAACGATGCTGGACGATTATATTCATATCGTGGACTTGGTTCGTCACTTGGGCGGCAGCCAGCTTACGTGGAACGGGCAAGTAAACGTAAATAGCGAAGGTCATCTGATTGATGCCCATCACGTATTCCGTACGCCGGAAGGAAAATCGATTCTGTGCGGCATGCATCGCCGCGCGGGCATGGATTCGGAGCGTGTGGAGCTTGTCGGCGACAAGCGAGTTGTACGCGTGAACAATGTTACGGAATGGACTACCGAGGAAAATGGACATTCCTATACGGAAGCGCTCGGCTCTTGGGTGTCTGTCGCGAAAGCTCGCGGGTTTGAGGATGCGATCAAGCACTTTATCCATTGCATCACACACGATGAACAGCCGCTAACGAATGCTCGCGAAGCATACGAATCGCAGGCGCTCGTGTGCAAGCTTGCAGAACAGACGACTGTAGTTAAATAAGCAAAGCCCGTTATTACCTTGTAGCCTTAATGGCTGGTAATAACGGGCTTTTTTATGCCTTATGGCTTATGATTTATGGCTACCGCTTAATGAGAAGTGACCGTTCCTGTCTCTTCTTTATGCGCTTGCTCCGTAACCACTTGCTTCAAAATGGCTTGAATCACTTTCACATTTTCCTCTAAAAACTCTGGTTTCAGTAGCTCATGATGCTGACCAATAAGCGGATACTGCTCATATTTGCCCACCGTCGCATCTTTCCAACGCAAACGATCAATCACAGTACTGCTCTCAGCGTCCGCATGCCCCTCCACTAGCCCGTAAATGTTGGCTTGAACTTCGCCTGTGTTCAAAAGCTGCTGTTGATAATCATGGTAGCTAAACACTTTACGCTTGTATCTTTCAGCAAGTTCCTGCTTGTCTGGCGTATACTCACCGAACAGCTCTTTAATGAACTCGACGATAATGCTGTCCATGTCCAACTCTTCATGCTGTATCGTTTCATCCATTCGTATCGAATCAATCATGACGATATTCGATACGACAAGTCCGCGCTGTTCCATCGCTTTTGCCACTTCAAACGCCAAATTACCACCAGCGGAATAGCCCATCAGCATATAAGGCCCTTGCGGCTGAATACTTATGATGGAATCCACGTATTGCTCCAGCATCTGCTCATAGTCGGCACAATCATCCAAAAAGTCGGTACTGTATAGCACACAATGATGCTCAAGCAATATCGCCATCTCGGCAAACGCAATCCCATAGCCCATTGCTGGCGGGAAACAGAACACATTAACCGGGCCATGCTCATTAAATTTAATGAATGGATTAACGACACCTTGGCTTCGATCCATCATGAATGCTGTAAGCTCATAAGATAGCTCCTCTAACGTAGGTGCCTCAAATACCGTACGAAGAGGTACCTCGACCGCTAGCTCTTTTTGCAGCTTACTGACCAATTCCAGAACTTTGATCGAGTTTCCACCGAGATCAAAGAAATTGTGCTTCACTCCGACGTTCGAAATACCGAGTACGTCCTGCCATATTTGAGCCATATGAACTTCCATTTGTGTGCGAGGAGCTACATATTCGGTATTCGTTCGGAAGTTGTATTCTGGCTCCGGCAAGGCTTTTTTATCGATTTTGCCGTTCGAGGTGAGCGGCATTTGCTTCAATTGAATAAAGTAGGACGGGATCATATAGCTAGGTAGCGTTTGGGTCAGTTCAGCTCGCAGCGTCCCCATCGTCAACTGCTGTTCAGCGACGAAATAGGCGCACAACGATTTCTGTCCTTGCTCATCGTCAATAGCCACGACGAGCGATTCGAGAACAGACTCCACTTTCGAGAGCTGTGCTTCCACTTCTCCAAGCTCAATCCGATAACCGCGAATCTTGACTTGATTATCGATGCGGCCTATATACTCAATTTGCCCGTCTGGTAGCCATTTGACTAAATCC harbors:
- a CDS encoding Gfo/Idh/MocA family protein; translated protein: MKQPRIGIIGLGDIALKAYLPVLSRAEQWSLVGAFTPNEQKRHDVCAQYRMRAYDNIKTLADDCDALFVHSSTATHYEIIKKLIYMGKDVYVDKPLAETLEQAEHLVELSEHLGRKIMVGFNRRFAPCYQRLAEAVPTASWMRIEKHRADNVYAVPHLETMLDDYIHIVDLVRHLGGSQLTWNGQVNVNSEGHLIDAHHVFRTPEGKSILCGMHRRAGMDSERVELVGDKRVVRVNNVTEWTTEENGHSYTEALGSWVSVAKARGFEDAIKHFIHCITHDEQPLTNAREAYESQALVCKLAEQTTVVK